A region of Staphylococcus sp. IVB6181 DNA encodes the following proteins:
- a CDS encoding amidohydrolase family protein has protein sequence MYSFEEDGKTGRDLVEEALQLGADCVGGIPHNEWSPEDGAESVKEIVRLAVKYDKLIDVHCDETDDAEARYLEQLNAEAMKQGYGPYTTASHTCSFGSADVAYAFRMMGLFRQSGLNFVSCPTENLFLQGRQDTYPKRRGLTRVKEFVDNDINVAFGQDSIVDLWYPAGSGNLMNILDNGLHATQLMREQDFPRNFDLITYNGAQLMRIEDEYGLDEGKPANFIVVDAPTVFEAQRRRSDCLASVRNGEYLFKRALPEYETELDVTRKTK, from the coding sequence AAGACGGCAAAACAGGCCGCGACTTAGTAGAAGAAGCGCTGCAGCTTGGCGCAGACTGTGTCGGAGGTATTCCGCATAATGAGTGGAGTCCTGAAGACGGAGCGGAATCAGTAAAAGAAATTGTGCGTTTAGCGGTTAAGTATGACAAACTCATTGACGTACACTGTGATGAAACAGATGATGCAGAAGCACGCTACCTTGAACAATTGAACGCAGAAGCAATGAAACAAGGTTATGGTCCATACACTACTGCATCTCATACATGCTCATTCGGTTCAGCGGATGTTGCATATGCATTCAGAATGATGGGCTTATTCCGTCAATCTGGTTTAAACTTTGTATCATGCCCAACAGAAAACTTATTCTTGCAAGGACGTCAAGATACGTATCCTAAACGCCGCGGTTTAACACGCGTGAAAGAATTTGTAGATAATGATATCAACGTTGCTTTCGGACAAGATTCAATTGTGGACTTATGGTATCCGGCAGGTTCAGGCAACCTTATGAATATCTTAGATAATGGTCTGCATGCGACACAATTAATGCGCGAACAAGACTTCCCGCGCAACTTTGACCTTATCACTTACAACGGTGCGCAATTAATGCGTATTGAAGATGAATATGGTCTAGATGAAGGCAAACCAGCGAACTTCATCGTCGTTGATGCGCCGACAGTATTTGAAGCACAAAGACGCCGTTCAGACTGCCTTGCTTCAGTACGTAATGGCGAATATCTCTTCAAGAGAGCTTTACCTGAATATGAAACTGAATTAGATGTTACACGTAAAACAAAATAA